The genomic segment CTCCTGCTCCAGGTAAGCAGAAATGAGAAAGGCTCTATGAATGCGGGAGTCTCTGCAGAAATCAGGGTTAATAGCGCAGGACAAGTTGTTGGTTTtcaaattgttcatttttttttcttgttttaaggaACAGTAACAACTTCTAATGCTCCACATATTAGTACTGTTACCAGGGTtcacataattaatattttactctattttataaaAGTTATCATTCAAGGTAGatcacaaattaaagaaaaaaatcaatccttTGGCAAGCAATTTCAGAAGAGCTGTTATAATAACACCCGAGGCTAACAATATGCACTAATACTGCTGGTGTCACACCATCAGGAGGAAGGTGCATCAGAGTGTGTGGAGACCGATGTTTTGTCTGGACACAACACAGATCCTGTGTGAACAGGGCCTACACACTCATCACAGATACACCAGTGGGGACGCACATCTACTCATTCTCCCAGGGGCCTGAATGAAACTGAACAAATGTAAGACATAGATTTCTTCCGCACCAACTTATTCCTCAGAGTCTTGCAACGAGAGTGGAACACAAAGGTAcacaaatattaagtaaaatatttattatcactCTCTGAGACCTCAGGCTATCTGATACAAAAAAGCCTAAAatgagggggaggaggtgggaaggtCTAAAAGTAGAGGTCAGGTTTGAGGGTGTGGGGAATATATTCCTTTCCAGGGTGGCTCTTCACTTAGTCCCACGATGAGCTGCATTCCAAATTTAGGCCATCAACTCTGACCTGACCTAATCCTTGAACTTGCAGACATAGGGTAACTTCTGTTTACAGTTATAATCTTTCCATCTTAGATATcctggagagagggaaaagataaagagaatggGGCTGATAGAGCTCGTGAGGCAAAGGAGAGGCATCCTAGACTCTGGCCTACGATTCGAAGCCCCTCTGTCACCTTCACCAGGGACTCACTGTAGGGAAAGGAGACTCCAAGAAAAGAGCGATGAGAGGTGGTGAGAGAAGAAAGACCAACATTGCATCTCCTAGTTTAGGAGGATTCCTTGAAGGGTAGGCCCAGAAGTGGGGGACTAGGGGATGGAAACACTGGCCAGAATGCAGCCCCCCCTGTTTCTTACCTGAGCTTTGTGACAGGCTCCCACAGTAGCTGGGGTCTGTGATGCTGGCAGGGTCTCTCTCCCAGGCAAAGTAATTCATCACATCAGTACTGCTCCACTCCCATCCACCTGCATTGGGCTCATAGCCCTAGAGCGTAGAGAATGGAGCCAGGTAAGGTGGAATGACTATTAGTTTTTGCATAATCCTCTCTGGTGGATATTGATCCTTTCCTCAGAATTTTGGAATTTGGTCTGCTATTCCAAATGTTGTCACTAAGCTGTCCTCCGGGAAACTCTAACAACTTGCTCCTGTTGGCCAATTCAAAAGTCAATAATTACAAAGACCAATGAATCCACTCAGAATGACACATCAGTGGTGCATTTATCATTACCCTCTGAACCTCAAAGACAGTGTTTGTTCTATAAGGAAAAATGCACTTTATCTTCATTTAGGATTCCTCAGCACAGCATGTGCAGACTGATTGAAGCTCTGAAAGATGAATTAAAAGGTGTTATGCCTGAATTGTATAAATCTTGACAAGAGGCATACTAATTTCAACTGGAGACTGTTGACCTTCACAGAACTCAGTTCATCACCTGGCCTCAAtgtccccccttccctccaataTCCATCCAGATCTCTAAGCACTGGGGTTCTTTAAGGTATTTCCTGGGCAGGCACAGGGTACAGGTAGTGGCCCTGATTGGCCATAGCAGCTTCAGAGATGACAGAGTGGAGATATTATTATACCTGTGTGGGATCATGGAGCCCAATCCAGACGTATGGGGAGTATTTCAAATTGTTCTTGACCAGAGAGGCCAGGAAGGATGCCTCAGCTCCACTGAGCACAGACACAAGGAATCCTGAGTGTCGTTTCTGGCAGGCaatctgtgggggtggggggagactgaGCAGGAGGTTGAGAGGTCACTGCAGGTAAGACAGGGCTGAGGTGATAAGAAGAGATGTTTGTGCAAAAGATGATGATCCCTATTTTCACCCTCAAAGCATTCTGGAGAATGTAgaccaccctcctccctgctgtcTCTAATGTACTTTCCCTTATCAGCTCTAACCACAAATGTACCTACTCACATCTGCATCAATCCAGGATTTTGGATTCATAAACAAGGCATAACAGTGGGAACGATAGACATAGGAGCCTTGGGGACAGCTTCTCCATGGAGAGTCAAGTTCCTTCTTGGAATCTTCACCTGcagtggaagggaataaaggagagggATGGAGTAAAATGAAGAGTGTAAATCGGTGTTGGAAACTGACCTTGGGGAATATTTGTGAGGCCAGTTTTTGGGGAAGTAGCACCACATTCTTGACTACCTATCATTGCCAAcgttttaaggattttttttttttatcttgagcCAGCCACAGTAAATAAAGGACCATCTCTTTTTGTTCTACCCTTCCCCTTTATTTAAAAGTCCAACACTTCTGCTACTCTGAACTGACTGTTCTCACACTGGGTCTGTAATTATTCTTCCCCTTAAGTCACTCCTAACACTTCATGCTTTCTCTCTTCACCCTGCCAATACCAATTACAGCCCACTGACAAAATGGAATTCTCTCATTCCATTGGTAATGGACCACTGTGGTACCTCCCACCATGAGCTATGCTGGAGGAAGGAGTGATGATGGAGGAATTGCAGGCAGTTTCATTGTGTCAGGCTGCACCTCACCACTGCCACATGCGTCACACAGGAGGCTTCCTCCTCATCTTGGCCCTGAGCATTCACAGTGACCCAGTGCTGGAGGCAGAGAACTCTCACCTTGCACCTGAGACAGGAGCATCAGGCAGGAGAGCAGCAGCCAGGACACGCTGGGGAGGGCCACGGGAGGCAGCATCGTGTCTGGGACTTGAAGAAGCAATCAGAGATCATGAAAGAAGTGTGGTCAGAGAGAGGACATGCAGAGAGCCCTCTGTTCTCCCTCTGGTCTTTCCCTTTGGATAGTCCCCTGGGAATAAATTGATCTTGGTGACTCTATCACCTTCTATGATTctgaaaataattggaaaatcTGTGGTTTCTACTACCCTTGAGACCTCCCAGGATGGCCTCAGCTGAGTCTCAGAGCTCCTATGTTCTCTGAAGACTAGCATCCTCCTATGGCCTCCCCTCAAATGTGTGCAGTAAGCCCCTGCTATGGCTCTCATCTTCTCTCAGCTCCCACTCACCTGTTTTGCAGGTCTCTTCAATGGTTGGTGAAGATAGAAAAGACTGGGCTTTTATAAGTGGACTTGAGGGTGGATCCCTGAAATGAATAACAAGCATGTGAAGCCAGGACAAGGATAGTGGGAAAGGGCTTGGCATTTGCTCAAGGAGATTCGTGTCACGGGTAGTGGACTCTTCCTGGCAATGGCTGGGAACTGCCACAGCTGCTGTTTCTTTCCCCTCAGCAAGCCAGCACTTTGCCCGGGAGCAGGGGAAGTGGACTTTAGATAATGCCTGGATTTCTTGTTCTGAAAAGCTTCCTGGAATGAAAGTAGCCCTGTGGTACAAATTCTGTTGTTACATAGTTAAGAAAATGTGGCATTGGGTAGATAAGGAAAACGTCAATAGTGTGTTTTTGAGCAATGTGCCAAGATCCCTCCTATAGGCATATGCATACATGTTTTATCttttagtatatatatatttgtatatatttgtctttataccTTTTAAGATTAAACAAAAACAGATTACTAAGTAAAAATTGGATGGGCATAGGACTTGGATTTATTGGTGAGAACCATGTATCACTTGAGGGAAAAGAAACGACCGAAGCACGGGAAGGAGCAGTGGTTTGGCATTGCTGTTGCAGAAGCTATGTTACAGTGGGAAAGCCGGGATGGAAAGAAGAGCAGATGAATAACTTGCCACCTCCAGCCACGTCTATGTCAGGAGGCTGAGAAGCAGTTTTCCAGTTCAGTCCAGGTTTGAGATGGCAGTCTGATGCCTCGAAGTGGCATTCGCAGATTGTGATCTGTAGTCCCATGGGGGTGTTCAAGACACTTCCATGGAGACTGTGCAGTTGTAACTTTTGTCATTATACTGaagggttgtttgtctttttacaGCGGGCAAAAGCAAAGACGGGCAAAATTTCTGATGCACCAGCATTAATTAAGGTGGTAGTATCAACCTGTTTTCTTCATATCCATACACTTTcaagaaatgacattttttactGAAGGATGTCCTTGATGAACTTgatgaaacagtaaaaataattatagtaaatCTCAAACTTGTATACATTTCTATTGATATTCTGTATGATGAAATGGGAAGtctgcataataaaatataatggttGTCTTGTGAAAATGCATTTGTGATAGTTTTAATGACAGATTTCATGGAACATAATTCTTACTTGAAAAATGGACTGATAGAAAAACTTGTTATTCTTATATGGGCATTTTTGACAGTTTTTCAAAAATGATCAAAACAAGTtagtaaataagtatttttaaaagtacagttttAATATCTAGTATTATAAATATCAATGATTCATATGAATAAAAATTCTTTGGAgtcttcagtaatttttaagagtgtaaaagTGTTTTGAGATCAAAACACTTTGAGAACCTCTGATTAACTTTAGGTTACCAAGTTCCAGAAATAGAGGATGGGAATAGTTTATGTTACAGCACAGCAATACAATCAGCAAAGTCCAGAAGGTGGGAAAATACAGAACAAATGACTTCATTTCCTcagcaaataaatgtaaaataacaaaGCAATATTACAAATGTTCTTAACATTTGAAAGGTGTATCAATCAAATATAATGTATGCACCATGATCCTGATTTGAATaaagcaaatggaaagaaaaaactaAGTAGAGACAATTTACTAAAAGTGAACACTTGAAAATGTTAAGGGatatagggaacctatctgcaTGGCAGCGGCGAATGTAGCCTAGCCCCCAACTCAGCAAATCCAGTGGGGAGTGagtcggcacacaggacccatgacCACGGATAGGTTTTcacatggggaatcaggcctgcattgtacctaggcttcTATgaagcttgcttttgctaaaactccctcactctgaattgaggcagcaaatgtttattgcatatctttaacgtaacttcctaaaatctatgctaaacctcccaagtatggagtataaccagttcaaccacttttccccttgatctgcaacatccttctctttgaaataattagtaacattctttcctttgttatctgtaaaatgtaatcACCTACAGAGAAAATgggcatagtaaatgaggaccacctcagtgtaatgtacccagaaaagcaataaaagcctgtccaggctggggtcagggccctctctctcaaTTAGAGAACAGCCATGCcgtccttttttctccacaggacttctgtagtccctgtgaatttgttcatgaatttattcatttcagcCACAACATATGGACCGGAGTCCACATCAAAGggattatattattttaagtgttaAGTGATTATGGTATGGTAGTTACTTAAAATGTTCTTATAATTTAGAAATACATAATAAAGTACTTACAGATAAATTACATTATTCAAGATTTATCTCAAAATAATCCAATGTTGGCAGGGAAAAGAAAGTGATGTAGGGAACATTTTAGATCTTGCTTCCTGGTAGTTGTTgtcagttttggctcaaataaattcttttttttaaggatatttcattgattatgctattattgttgtcccagtttttttttctccactttatcccctccccctgcactgccccaaccctccagcatcttgccccccttagttcatgtccataggtcgtacgtataagttctttggcttctctatttcctatactatccttaacctctctctgtctatattatgcctaccaattatgcttcttattcctatACCTTCCCCCCgattctccctctccccaaccccactgataaccgtccatgtgatcttcatttctgtgacaacaaactcagaactgtcaacaattgaacctaaaaaaacaaaaataaactaagcaaaaaattacaacaggaacagaatcaaatacacccttataaaaatttaaaaaccaaagtgATGTAGCTGAAATGAGACCATTGGAAGTTGATTGTTTTTGCTAGTGATAGATACATAGAGGTTTATTTCTACAACCTTTGGGTTTGTGTgaatatttgttataaaatattgagGAAAGAGTTttggacaaaagaaaaatgagaagcaaCAATTGAGAAAGAAATCTTAAAGCCAATCTGACTGAAGAACATTGGTATgaaatttctgaagaaaaatactAAGCAAATGAAACTCACcaatataataaataaagagataaaagagTGGATCTTGGAAATGTAAGAATAGTTTACAATGAGAAACCATTAATGTAATCATTGAGAAATTAAAGGAGAACAATACTTTATTatcttaaaagggaaaaataattttgtgaattTCTACACCCATTAGTGagtgacaaaaaataataataagaagaagaaagtgaagaagaagaggaaggagaagaagaggaaggagaagaaggagaagaagaaggaggaggaggaggaggaggaggaggagtgggggaggggaggggagagggagagggggagaagacGGCATTTCCTTAAAAATCAGAGAGAgtcctagccaggtagctcagttggttggagtgtcatcctgtacaccaaaagttagccaattcgattccaggtcagggcacattcctaggttgcatgtttgatccctgTTTGGAGTGTGTACAGGAGGCTACTGATCAATGCTTTCTCTCACATCcatctctctcaatctctctcttttaaatcaataaacgtatccttgggtgagaattaaaaaataaaatcagtgctATAAAAGAGTCCCACCCTCACTGAATTATTCAACTGTATATGCTATGCTGTAGAAattatacttagaaaaaaataccagaaaactTAAACATGGTAGGAGAATAAATGCAATTATCATTATGTGCAAATCATGTTTTCTTCACATAGAACTCAAAAGAATCtccaaataaattcttaaaatcagTGGGAGTATTTGTAAGCAAAAATATGGTATCAACATATAAATTCCAATTGAATTTTATATCCCAGTGATAGAattacaaaagtatttttaagaaagatacTATTTTTACTGGGAAGAAAgatataaagtacctaggaatatatatgataaaaaatagtgaaactctcacaaaaaatgttaaattataaagACCTAAATATATGGCAAAATCTAACATGTTTGTGAAGGGATTCAATACTCTAAAGGTGTT from the Desmodus rotundus isolate HL8 chromosome 5, HLdesRot8A.1, whole genome shotgun sequence genome contains:
- the LOC112303107 gene encoding regenerating islet-derived protein 3-gamma-like isoform X1, with the protein product MLPPVALPSVSWLLLSCLMLLSQVQGEDSKKELDSPWRSCPQGSYVYRSHCYALFMNPKSWIDADGYEPNAGGWEWSSTDVMNYFAWERDPASITDPSYCGSLSQSSGYLRWKDYNCKQKLPYVCKFKD
- the LOC112303107 gene encoding lithostathine-like isoform X2 — protein: MLPPVALPSVSWLLLSCLMLLSQVQGEDSKKELDSPWRSCPQGSYVYRSHCYALFMNPKSWIDADIACQKRHSGFLVSVLSGAEASFLASLVKNNLKYSPYVWIGLHDPTQGYEPNAGGWEWSSTDVMNYFAWERDPASITDPSYCGSLSQSSGYLRWKDYNCKQKLPYVCKFKD